One Clavibacter zhangzhiyongii genomic region harbors:
- a CDS encoding AAA family ATPase, whose amino-acid sequence MSDTAGGAAGGVDGVILTGTVGAGKTATMHALGALLAERDVPHARVDADAVRLLHPAPADDPFQQEVELRNLRDLARNYRAAGAAVVIVATVVERAADLPRYAEVLGSRDPLVMRLTADPDAVRSRLRARHAGDPDGRDWHLARAPELDAILDGAELGGLAIDTTSRTPAEVAALVADRAGWAQRP is encoded by the coding sequence GTGAGCGACACCGCGGGCGGCGCCGCGGGCGGCGTCGACGGCGTGATCCTCACCGGCACGGTCGGCGCCGGCAAGACCGCGACGATGCACGCGCTCGGCGCGCTCCTCGCCGAGCGCGACGTGCCGCACGCCCGCGTCGACGCGGACGCGGTGCGCCTCCTCCACCCCGCGCCCGCCGACGATCCGTTCCAGCAGGAGGTCGAGCTGCGCAACCTCCGCGACCTCGCGCGCAACTACCGGGCGGCCGGGGCCGCGGTCGTCATCGTGGCGACCGTCGTCGAGCGCGCCGCCGACCTGCCGCGGTACGCCGAGGTGCTGGGGTCGCGCGACCCCCTGGTGATGCGGCTCACGGCGGATCCGGACGCGGTCCGCTCGCGCCTCCGCGCACGCCACGCCGGCGACCCCGACGGCCGCGACTGGCACCTGGCCCGCGCGCCCGAGCTCGACGCGATCCTCGACGGCGCGGAGCTGGGCGGCCTCGCGATCGACACCACCTCGCGCACGCCGGCGGAGGTCGCGGCGCTCGTCGCCGACCGCGCCGGCTGGGCGCAGCGCCCATAG
- a CDS encoding DUF1905 domain-containing protein, with amino-acid sequence MSLPVDLTPMLRELGQAGRRGFGSVPVRVRVGTTTWRTSVFPQGDGTWILPVKRAVRDAQGLAVGDDVHVDLEPLP; translated from the coding sequence GTGTCCCTGCCCGTCGACCTCACCCCGATGCTGCGGGAGCTGGGCCAGGCCGGTCGCCGCGGCTTCGGATCCGTCCCGGTGCGCGTGCGCGTCGGCACCACGACCTGGCGCACGTCCGTGTTCCCGCAGGGCGACGGAACGTGGATCCTCCCCGTGAAGCGCGCGGTGCGCGACGCGCAGGGGCTCGCGGTCGGCGACGACGTGCACGTCGACCTCGAGCCCCTGCCGTGA
- a CDS encoding VOC family protein, translating to MVDSVATVWLPVQDMTRAVAFYRDTLGLTVKSEDADWSEIDADGLMIGLNAREETSGSKGGGAVISFTPEGSIEDELERLRGRGAEITGEVSDHEWGRILPFQDSEGNDLQLYTPPVGG from the coding sequence ATGGTCGATTCGGTGGCGACGGTCTGGCTGCCCGTGCAGGACATGACGCGCGCGGTGGCGTTCTACCGCGACACGCTCGGGCTCACGGTGAAGAGCGAGGACGCGGACTGGAGCGAGATCGACGCGGACGGCCTGATGATCGGCCTCAACGCGCGCGAGGAGACGAGCGGCTCGAAGGGCGGCGGCGCGGTCATCTCGTTCACGCCCGAGGGCTCCATCGAGGACGAGCTCGAGCGGCTCCGCGGTCGCGGCGCCGAGATCACGGGCGAGGTCAGCGACCACGAGTGGGGCCGCATCCTCCCGTTCCAGGACAGCGAGGGCAACGACCTCCAGCTGTACACGCCGCCCGTCGGCGGCTAG